A single window of Methanomassiliicoccaceae archaeon DNA harbors:
- a CDS encoding YbaN family protein, translating to MKIRNVLFCIAGTAMLVLGAIGAFLPLLPTTPLVLGAALCYATGSPRLYKWLTNTRFFGPIIKNYREGTGVPVKTKIFALASLWGMLVLSMLMTYDALLTVLLSIVGICVTIHIVRMKGCIKIEAESDPDDGVQEYTTEEIGS from the coding sequence TGTATTGCCGGTACGGCGATGCTCGTTCTGGGCGCGATAGGGGCGTTTCTCCCTCTCCTGCCCACGACGCCGCTGGTCCTGGGCGCCGCCCTGTGCTATGCTACAGGGAGCCCACGCTTATACAAGTGGCTCACAAACACACGTTTCTTCGGCCCTATAATCAAAAACTATAGAGAAGGTACCGGCGTCCCCGTCAAGACCAAGATCTTTGCGCTGGCGTCGCTGTGGGGAATGCTGGTACTTTCAATGTTGATGACCTATGATGCCCTGTTGACAGTGTTGCTGTCGATAGTCGGAATATGCGTGACGATACATATCGTCCGTATGAAAGGATGCATCAAGATAGAAGCAGAAAGTGATCCGGATGATGGAGTACAGGAATACACCACAGAGGAAATTGGTTCTTGA
- a CDS encoding transcriptional repressor produces MVLDIVKNRRDHPSADEVYNEARRSDPHISRGTIYRNLKLLSEQGLIRHVRMAGGVDRFDCRLDDHFHFICEKCDKVIDVNIPPGMNVDSRIVPPEDAEVHGHWVILRGLCSECRGKENR; encoded by the coding sequence TTGGTTCTTGATATCGTAAAGAACAGACGTGATCATCCCAGCGCGGACGAGGTGTACAATGAAGCGCGCAGGTCCGACCCGCATATCAGCCGAGGCACGATTTATCGGAACCTGAAGCTGCTTTCCGAGCAGGGCCTGATCCGCCACGTGCGGATGGCAGGGGGCGTCGACCGATTCGACTGCAGGTTGGATGACCATTTTCATTTCATCTGCGAAAAGTGCGATAAAGTGATTGACGTGAACATACCGCCCGGCATGAATGTAGATTCCCGCATCGTACCGCCCGAAGATGCTGAAGTACACGGGCATTGGGTCATTCTGAGAGGGCTGTGCTCGGAATGCCGGGGCAAGGAAAATCGATGA